One Calliopsis andreniformis isolate RMS-2024a unplaced genomic scaffold, iyCalAndr_principal scaffold0119, whole genome shotgun sequence DNA window includes the following coding sequences:
- the LOC143187606 gene encoding uncharacterized protein LOC143187606: MYYMYYMYVKKTTRKLVPCTMFWVTQHPVVGKSNVTISHRLPTGLFSLMHPQLATRKLRPYHKSIKNQCLYSTKHGIKKRFPLQIRLHTTLRLPLNTLKGKKREAKCMNILNIAEQPMFDDRFVKLVTDTYNPYANSTSIRITCESFLNVEGKVVIKHRNDESIIKLGNNCIAFMLDEIRYELNGVEIDYNRNVGITSTLKNYISFTCDEDKIMKNAGWNIRWNDEKNVKYHFNFCVLLKILFGFCEDYKHIVINARHEFILIRSRNDNNCLVGSLMLEPEIELFKVQWRLPHVILNDITKLSLLRVLKSGRNLSMCFRSWDLYEYPLLQTRLSILGLLKRLHNWKRRDM; encoded by the exons ATGTATTACATGTACTACATGTATGTCAAGAAAACTACCCGAAAACTGGTTCCTTGCACaatgttctggg tcacacaacacccggTAGTTGGGAAGTCCAAcgtaaccatcagccatcggttgccaacgggactgtttagtctcatgcaTCCTCAATTAGCCACACGCAAactaagaccctatcataaatccatcAAAAACCA ATGTTTGTATTCAACGAAACACGGCATCAAAAAACGTTTTCCTTTACAAATAAGACTGCATACGACATTAAGGCTTCCCCTAAATACattgaaaggaaaaaaaagagaagctAAGTGCA tgaatattttaaatattgctgAACAACCCATGTTCGACGATCGTTTCGTCAAGCTTGTAACTGATACATATAATCCGTATGCTAACTCGAC ATCTATACGCATTACATGTGAGAGTTTTCTAAACGTGGAAGGCAAGGTGGTGATAAAACATCGAAATGATGAATCAATTATAAAGTTGGGAAATAATTGCATAGCATTCATGCTTGACGAAATTCGATACGAACTGAATGGTGtggaaattgattacaataGAAACGTTGGAATAACTAGCACACTTAAGAACTACATATCATTTACATGCGATGAAGATAAAATTATGAAGAATGCTGGATGGAACATTAGATGGAACGATGAGAAGAATGTAAAATACCATTTCAATTTTTGCGTACTACTAAAAATTTTATTCGGATTTTGTGAAGATTATAAACACATAGTAATTAATGCTCGTCACGAGTTCATTTTAATACGATCACGCAATGATAACAATTGTCTTGTAGGATCTTTAATGCTAGAACCAGAAATCGaattatttaaagtacaatGGCGCTTACCACATGTGATATTGAATGATATTACTAAACTATCATTACTACGTGTTTTAAAAAGTGGACGAAATCTGAGCATGTGTTTTCGTTCGTGGGATCTGTATGAGTATCCTCTGTTACAAACACGACTAAGCATTCTTGGTCTGTTAAAACGGCTACACAATTGGAAAAGACGCGATATGTAA